A genome region from Triticum aestivum cultivar Chinese Spring chromosome 2B, IWGSC CS RefSeq v2.1, whole genome shotgun sequence includes the following:
- the LOC123042223 gene encoding cyclin-P1-1 has protein sequence MGDVAVAAGGLSSPPTPPPPELSMVARAVERLVARNDALLLLDAEQGGAEGITGMAAFEGTGPPRIGVAQYLERVHRYAALEPECYVVAYAYVDRAAHRRPAAAVASKNVHRLLLACLLVASKVLDDFHHDNAFFARVGGVSNAEMNKLELELLGVLDFEVMLSRRLYDLYRAHLHKQQADDRHDTSNKPDQEPSRVDGDEEDHDDDRITRLPEGVLRYDWSQQAPAANGGRRHSSSQAPSRYS, from the exons ATGGGCGACGTGGCCGTGGCAGCGGGCGGGCTCTCCTCCccgccgacccctccgccgccAGAACTGAGCATGGTGGCGCGCGCCGTGGAGCGGCTCGTGGCGCGAAAcgacgcgctgctgctgctggacGCGGAGCAGGGCGGCGCCGAGGGGATCACCGGGATGGCGGCGTTCGAGGGCACGGGGCCGCCGCGGATCGGCGTGGCGCAGTACCTGGAGCGGGTGCATCGCTACGCGGCGCTGGAGCCCGAGTGCTACGTGGTGGCCTATGCGTACGTCGACCGGGCCGCGCACCGCCGCCCGGCGGCCGCCGTTGCGTCCAAGAACGTGCACCGGCTgctcctcgcctgcctcctcgtcgcctccAAGGTCCTCGACGACTT CCACCACGACAACGCCTTCTTCGCGCGCGTGGGCGGCGTGAGCAACGCGGAGATGAACAAGCTGGAGCTGGAGCTCCTCGGCGTGCTCGACTTCGAGGTCATGCTCAGCCGCCGCCTCTACGACCTCTACCGCGCGCACCTCCACAAGCAGCAGGCCGACGACCGCCACGACACGTCCAACAAGCCGGATCAAGAGCCCTCAAGggtcgacggcgacgaggaggaccacGATGATGACCGGATCACGCGGCTGCCTGAAGGCGTCTTGCGGTACGACTGGAGCCAGCAGGCGCCGGCGGCGAACGGCGGGCGGCGGCACTCGTCGTCGCAGGCACCGTCGCGGTACTCCTAG